One genomic segment of Aquipluma nitroreducens includes these proteins:
- the araD gene encoding L-ribulose-5-phosphate 4-epimerase — protein sequence MLEQLKEEVCKANLDLVKHGLVIFTWGNVSAIDRESGLVVIKPSGVSYDVMKPSDMVVLNLNDEVVEGSLKPSSDAPTHLELYRQFPNIGGVVHTHSEWATSWAQAGRGIPAVGTTHADYFYGEIPCTRKMTEAEIKGEYELETGKVIVETFQGLDPDMIPGVLVNNHAPFTWGKNADDAVHNAVVIEEVAKMTFRSLTLNPETKMDQVLLDKHFLRKHGKNAYYGQNK from the coding sequence ATGCTGGAACAATTAAAAGAAGAAGTTTGCAAAGCCAATCTCGATTTGGTAAAACACGGATTGGTAATTTTCACTTGGGGAAACGTTAGCGCCATCGACCGCGAAAGTGGTCTGGTGGTGATTAAACCCAGTGGAGTTTCTTATGATGTGATGAAGCCATCAGATATGGTTGTGCTTAACCTCAATGACGAAGTGGTGGAAGGTTCTCTGAAACCGTCGAGCGATGCACCAACTCATCTCGAATTGTATCGGCAATTCCCGAATATTGGCGGTGTTGTGCATACTCATTCCGAATGGGCAACAAGCTGGGCACAGGCTGGCCGTGGCATTCCTGCCGTTGGAACCACTCATGCCGATTATTTTTATGGAGAAATCCCGTGTACCCGCAAAATGACAGAAGCCGAAATCAAAGGCGAATATGAACTGGAAACCGGAAAGGTGATTGTTGAAACGTTCCAAGGTTTGGATCCCGATATGATTCCCGGAGTGCTGGTCAACAACCATGCACCGTTTACTTGGGGAAAGAATGCCGACGATGCCGTTCACAATGCGGTGGTTATCGAAGAAGTGGCTAAAATGACTTTCCGGAGTTTGACACTGAATCCTGAAACCAAAATGGATCAGGTTTTGCTCGACAAGCATTTCCTCCGGAAACATGGTAAAAACGCGTATTACGGACAAAATAAATAG
- a CDS encoding ribulokinase, which produces MSLPKFTIGLDYGSDSVRSLIVNVETGEEVASVVFEYPRWKKGMYCDAPNNQFRQHPKDYLEGMEYTIVEALKLAPAGVAQNVVGISIDTTGSTPVAVDEKGTPLSLTPGFEENPNAMFVLWKDHTGVKEADEINELSKEWNIDFTKFEGGVYSSEWFWAKLLHVIREDAGVYRAAYSWVEHCDWIPAILTGNTNPKTLKRSRCAAGHKAMWHEAFGGLPTEEYLVKLDPLLSGLKDRLFKETFTCDVSAGIITPEWAAKLGLPTNVKIGVGAFDAHLGAVGAEIEPYYLSKVMGTSTCDMLIAPMEEVGDKLIAGICGQVDGSIIPGMLGMEAGQSAFGDIYAWFKNVLTWPTEQIIASSTLLDEATKAKLIAEVSSRIIPELTKAAELIPIEESSIVALDWMNGRRTPDANQNLKGVISGLNLGSDAPRIFRALVEATAFGSKAIVDRFVREGVRIDGVIALGGVAKKSPFVMQIVCDVLNMPIKVARSEQACALGTAMAAAVVAGVYPNISEAQKKMGGGFEKTYTPDAKNAAKYQVLYAKYLKLGELVEFGMK; this is translated from the coding sequence ATGAGTCTACCCAAATTTACTATCGGATTGGATTATGGATCCGATTCGGTTCGTTCACTGATTGTGAATGTTGAAACTGGCGAAGAAGTTGCCAGCGTAGTTTTTGAATATCCACGCTGGAAGAAAGGCATGTATTGCGATGCGCCAAACAATCAGTTCCGTCAGCACCCGAAAGATTACCTGGAAGGAATGGAATACACCATTGTTGAGGCTTTAAAATTAGCTCCTGCCGGAGTCGCCCAAAATGTAGTTGGTATCTCCATCGACACTACCGGATCAACTCCGGTTGCCGTGGATGAAAAAGGTACACCGCTTTCATTAACTCCCGGATTCGAAGAAAATCCGAATGCTATGTTTGTGCTTTGGAAAGACCATACCGGAGTGAAAGAAGCCGACGAAATCAACGAGCTATCGAAAGAATGGAACATCGATTTTACCAAATTCGAAGGTGGGGTTTATTCGTCGGAATGGTTTTGGGCCAAGTTGTTGCATGTGATTCGTGAAGATGCCGGAGTTTATCGCGCTGCTTATTCATGGGTGGAGCATTGCGACTGGATTCCTGCTATACTTACTGGGAATACCAATCCTAAAACGCTGAAGCGCTCGCGTTGCGCCGCCGGTCACAAAGCCATGTGGCACGAAGCTTTTGGCGGTTTACCAACTGAAGAATATCTCGTAAAACTTGATCCGCTGTTGAGTGGTCTGAAAGATCGCTTATTCAAAGAAACGTTCACCTGCGACGTTTCTGCCGGAATTATTACTCCGGAATGGGCTGCTAAATTAGGTTTACCAACCAATGTAAAAATTGGGGTAGGGGCTTTTGATGCTCACCTTGGAGCGGTTGGAGCCGAAATTGAACCTTATTACCTAAGTAAAGTAATGGGAACTTCAACTTGCGACATGTTAATTGCACCAATGGAAGAAGTGGGCGACAAACTCATCGCTGGTATTTGCGGACAGGTTGACGGTTCTATCATTCCGGGTATGCTGGGAATGGAAGCTGGACAGTCGGCTTTTGGCGACATTTATGCCTGGTTTAAGAACGTATTGACCTGGCCAACCGAACAGATTATTGCGAGTAGCACACTGCTGGACGAAGCCACCAAAGCTAAATTGATCGCTGAAGTTTCTTCACGCATCATTCCTGAATTGACCAAAGCCGCAGAACTCATTCCGATTGAAGAAAGCAGTATCGTGGCTCTCGACTGGATGAATGGCCGTCGTACTCCGGATGCCAACCAGAATCTGAAAGGCGTTATTTCAGGCCTGAATCTGGGATCGGATGCACCACGAATTTTCCGTGCTTTGGTTGAAGCAACAGCCTTTGGCTCGAAAGCCATTGTCGATCGTTTTGTTCGCGAAGGTGTTCGCATCGACGGTGTAATAGCTCTGGGTGGTGTAGCCAAAAAATCGCCGTTCGTGATGCAGATTGTGTGCGATGTGCTGAATATGCCAATTAAAGTGGCTCGCTCCGAACAAGCTTGTGCATTAGGCACAGCTATGGCTGCAGCCGTTGTTGCAGGAGTTTATCCGAACATTTCTGAAGCACAAAAGAAAATGGGTGGCGGTTTTGAAAAGACTTATACTCCCGATGCCAAAAACGCAGCCAAGTATCAGGTTTTGTATGCCAAATACCTGAAATTAGGCGAGTTGGTCGAATTCGGAATGAAATAA
- a CDS encoding CCE_0567 family metalloprotein gives MDAKEISELEVLVNKLKFKAGQKASDLHDLIEDRLLTDFEDIPSFAEMAYQACNEWSAKNKELLAARQNQVKI, from the coding sequence ATGGATGCGAAAGAAATAAGTGAACTCGAAGTTTTAGTCAATAAACTGAAATTTAAAGCCGGCCAAAAAGCGAGCGACCTTCACGATTTAATTGAAGACAGGTTATTAACCGATTTTGAAGACATCCCTTCATTTGCTGAAATGGCTTATCAAGCTTGCAACGAATGGAGCGCTAAGAACAAAGAGCTTTTGGCTGCCAGGCAGAATCAGGTAAAAATCTAA
- a CDS encoding ABC transporter substrate-binding protein, with product MRKIIQSKFLSKLVVLLLFATASIAFNACKQSDDSRKKVLKIYNWSDYIDEDLLKEFPAWYKEQTGEDVKIVYQVFDMPEVMYTKIAMGKEDFDLTCPTQYVIEKMLKNDLLLPIDRNFGKTGSFLGNVSPFLRNRMDAFSVPGKKAEDYMVPYMWGTSGILYNTDKVSKGEVQSWACLWDAKNKGKILMKDHYWDVYNMAATYGFYPDIVSGKRTRYDVSNDHTDEDIAMVEKQLKALKPNLAGWEADFGKEMMTKGEVWMDYAWSGDAVWAIDEASKVGVNLDYSVPKEGSNIWFDGWVIPKYARNVKAASYFLDYLCQAQIALRNMDVSGYCSAVATPEIIEAQSDSTLTETVNLNYFFGPGNAKLHINSVQYPDSSVVDRCVLLHDFLDKNDQILEMWSRVKGNNVN from the coding sequence ATGAGAAAAATCATCCAATCCAAATTCTTGAGCAAACTGGTTGTCCTGCTGCTCTTTGCAACTGCTTCAATCGCCTTTAATGCCTGTAAGCAAAGTGACGATTCACGTAAAAAAGTCCTGAAAATTTACAACTGGTCAGATTATATCGACGAAGATTTGCTGAAAGAATTCCCGGCATGGTACAAAGAGCAAACCGGCGAAGATGTAAAGATTGTATATCAGGTTTTTGATATGCCTGAAGTAATGTACACCAAAATAGCCATGGGGAAAGAAGATTTCGACCTGACTTGCCCTACCCAGTATGTGATTGAAAAAATGCTTAAAAACGACTTGCTATTACCGATCGATCGCAATTTTGGCAAAACAGGAAGCTTCCTTGGCAATGTTTCGCCGTTCTTACGCAACCGGATGGATGCCTTTAGCGTTCCGGGCAAAAAAGCCGAAGATTACATGGTTCCATACATGTGGGGAACTTCAGGAATATTATACAATACCGATAAAGTATCGAAAGGCGAAGTTCAGTCGTGGGCTTGCCTGTGGGATGCCAAAAATAAAGGCAAAATCCTGATGAAAGATCATTATTGGGACGTTTACAACATGGCAGCGACTTATGGTTTTTACCCTGACATAGTATCGGGCAAACGCACGCGCTACGATGTTTCGAACGACCACACCGACGAAGATATAGCCATGGTTGAGAAACAGTTGAAAGCGTTAAAACCTAACCTCGCCGGCTGGGAAGCAGATTTTGGCAAGGAAATGATGACAAAGGGCGAGGTTTGGATGGATTATGCCTGGAGTGGCGATGCCGTTTGGGCCATTGATGAAGCATCGAAAGTGGGTGTTAATCTCGATTATTCGGTGCCTAAAGAAGGTAGCAACATCTGGTTCGATGGCTGGGTTATCCCGAAATATGCCCGCAACGTAAAAGCTGCAAGTTATTTTCTCGATTACCTTTGTCAGGCGCAGATTGCCTTGCGTAACATGGATGTAAGTGGTTATTGCAGTGCAGTAGCAACTCCTGAAATCATTGAGGCACAGTCAGATTCAACACTTACTGAAACCGTTAACCTGAATTATTTCTTCGGTCCGGGCAATGCCAAATTGCACATTAATTCCGTTCAATACCCCGACAGCAGCGTAGTTGACCGCTGCGTATTGCTCCACGACTTCCTCGATAAAAACGATCAGATACTCGAAATGTGGAGTCGCGTAAAAGGAAATAATGTGAATTAA